In Oryza brachyantha chromosome 2, ObraRS2, whole genome shotgun sequence, a single window of DNA contains:
- the LOC102699567 gene encoding ferredoxin--nitrite reductase, chloroplastic, with translation MASSASLQRFLPPSPHAATSRRRPCPPGRARPLQSSTVSAPSSSSSSSTPAVSAERLEPRVEEREGGYWVLKEKHRTGLNPQEKVKLGKEPMSLFMEGGIRELAKMPLEEIEADKLSKEDIDVRLKWLGLFHRRKHQYGRFMMRLKLPNGVTTSEQTRYLASVIEAYGKEGCADVTTRQNWQIRGVTLPDVPAILDGLNAVGLTSLQSGMDNVRNPVGNPLAGIDPDEIVDTRPYTNLLSSFITGNFRGNPTVTNLPRKWNVCVIGSHDLYEHPHINDLAYMPAVKDGKLGFNLLVGGFISPKRWAEALPLDAWVPGDDIIPVCKAILEAYRDLGTRGNRQKTRMMWLIDELGMEVFRSEVEKRMPNGALERAAPEDLVDKKWQRRDYLGVHPQKQEGLSYVGLHVPVGRVQAADMFELARLADEYGSGELRLAVEQNIVIPNVKNGKVEALLAEPLLQKLSPQPSLLLKGLVACTGSQFCGQAIIETKQRALLVTSQVEKLVSVPRAVRMHWTGCPNSCAQVQVADIGFMGCLTKNSAGKVVEAADIFVGGRVGSDSHLADVYKKSVPCDEVAPIVADILVERFGAVRREREEDEE, from the exons atggcctcctccgcctccctgCAGCGCTTCCTGCCCCCGTCCCCACACGCGGCCACctcccgccgtcgcccgtGTCCccccggccgcgcgcgccccctcCAGTCCTCGACCGtgtccgcgccgtcgtcgtcgtcgtcgtcctcgactCCGGCCGTCTCGGCGGAGCGGCTGGAGCCGAGGGTGGAGGAGCGGGAGGGCGGGTACTGGGTGCTCAAGGAGAAGCACCGCACGGGGCTGAACCCGCAGGAGAAGGTGAAGCTGGGCAAGGAGCCCATGTCGCTGTTCATGGAGGGCGGCATCAGGGAGCTCGCCAAGATGCCCCTGGAGGAGATCGAGGCCGACAAGCTTTCCAAGGAGGACATCGACGTGCGTCTCAAGTGGCTCGGCCTCTTCCACCGCCGCAAGCATCAGT ATGGGCGGTTCATGATGCGGCTGAAGCTGCCCAACGGCGTGACGACGAGCGAGCAGACGAGGTACCTGGCGAGCGTGATCGAGGCGTACGGCAAGGAGGGCTGCGCCGACGTGACGACCCGGCAGAACTGGCAGATCCGCGGCGTCACGCTCCCCGACGTGCCGGCCATCCTCGACGGCCTCAACGCCGTCGGCCTCACCAGCCTGCAGAGCGGCATGGACAACGTCCGCAACCCCGTCGGCAACCCCCTCGCCGGCATCGACCCCGACGAGATCGTCGACACCCGCCCCTACACcaacctcctctcctccttcatCACCGGCAACTTCCGGGGCAACCCCACCGTCACCAACCT GCCAAGGAAGTGGAACGTGTGCGTGATCGGGTCGCACGACCTGTACGAGCACCCGCATATCAACGACCTGGCGTACATGCCGGCGGTGAAGGACGGCAAGCTCGGCTTCaacctcctcgtcggcgggtTCATCAGCCCCAAGAGGTGGGCGGAGGCTCTGCCGCTCGACGCCTGGGTCCCCGGCGACGACATCATCCCGGTGTGCAAGGCCATTCTTGAGGCGTACCGTGACCTCGGCACCAGGGGCAACCGGCAGAAGACGCGCATGATGTGGCTCATCGACGAGCTT GGGATGGAGGTGTTCCGGTCGGAGGTGGAGAAGAGGATGCCGAACGGCGCTCTggagcgcgccgcgccggaggACCTCGTCGACAAGAAATGGCAGAGGCGGGACTACCTCGGCGTGCACCCGCAGAAGCAGGAAGGGCTGTCCTACGTCGGCCTGCACGTGCCCGTGGGGCGGGTGCAGGCGGCGGACATGTTCGAGCTCGCCCGCCTCGCCGACGAGTACGGCTCCGGGgagctccgcctcgccgtggagCAGAACATCGTCATCCCGAACGTCAAGAACGGCAAGGTGGAGGCGCTGCTCGCCGAGCCGCTGCTCCAGAAGCTGTCCCCGCAGCCGTCGCTCCTGCTCAAGGGCCTCGTCGCGTGCACCGGCAGCCAGTTCTGCGGCCAGGCCATCATCGAGACGAAGCAGCGCGCGCTGCTGGTGACGTCGCAGGTCGAGAAGCTCGTGTCGGTGCCCCGCGCGGTGCGGATGCACTGGACCGGCTGCCCCAACAGCTGCGCCCAGGTGCAGGTCGCCGACATTGGCTTCATGGGCTGCCTCACCAAGAACAGCGCCGGCAAGGTCGTCGAGGCGGCCGACATCTTCGTCGGCGGTCGCGTCGGCAGCGACTCGCACCTCGCCGACGTGTACAAGAAGTCCGTGCCGTGCGACGAGGTGGCGCCGATCGTCGCCGACATCCTGGTGGAGCGGTTCGGGGCCgtgcggagggagagggaggaggacgaggagtaG
- the LOC102712969 gene encoding protein DCL, chloroplastic, with protein MHPMAVAVAAAVSCPRPVPGAGRMRIHLSASALVARGRGCGVAVRARGQGATTPDPAAILRRPAVATTAATEEDEVMEEERESEAESSLGGGSREDEATEEGRSKLPEREWVDWEDLILEDTVPLVGFVRMILHSAKYENGDRLSPEHEKAILERLLPYHPQYEKKIGCGIDYITVGLHPEFENSRCLFIVRKDGEQVDFSFWKCIKGLIRQKYPLYADSFILRHFRRRQDYRISDS; from the exons atGCACCCCATGGCCGTGGcagtggccgccgccgtctcctgcCCGCGCCCCGTCCCCGGGGCCGGGCGTATGCGTATCCACCTCTCCGCTTCCGCACTTGTGGCCCGTGGCCGTGGCTGCGGGGTGGCGGTGAGGGCCCGCGGGCAGGGCGCGACCACGCCCGACCCGGCTGCCATCCtgaggcggccggcggtggcgacgacggcggctacggaggaggacgaggtgatggaggaggagcgggagaGCGAGGCGGAGTCCTCGCTGGGTGGTGGTTCGAGGGAGGACGAGGCGACGGAGGAGGGGAGAAGTAAGTTGCCGGAGAGGGAGTGGGTGGATTGGGAGGACCTCATCCTCGAGGACACCGTGCCCCTCGTTGGCTTCGTCCGGATGATTCTGCACTCCGCCAA GTATGAAAATGGTGATCGGCTGAGCCCTGAACATGAAAAGGCAATTTTGGAACGATTGCTTCCTTATCACCCACAATACGAGAAGAAAATTGGATGTGGTATTGACTACATTACG GTTGGGTTACACCCAGAATTTGAGAACTCAAGATGTCTGTTCATAGTTAGGAAGGACGGTGAGCAAGTTGATTTTTCATTCTGGAAGTGCATCAAAGGTCTCATACGACAAAAGTACCCCTTGTATGCAGATAGTTTCATTCTCAGACATTTTCGCAGGAGGCAAGATTACCGAATTAGTGACTCGTAA